In one window of Desulforhabdus amnigena DNA:
- a CDS encoding M48 family metallopeptidase, translating into MKDSEHLPPFSVRESQRARRVILKIFPGKGLEVVIPKGFDRKHIPSIIHEKKEWIEEVFNKFRMRGQYLAESAPSLPQVVNLKAVDRLITVQYRPGPASRMELIESPDSHLEFIGNVNDSAMCRQLLRLWLKHQGHRHLVPWLHRIGEETGLVFQKTQVREQKSRWGSCSSKGTISLNCKLLFLPSELVRYVMIHELCHTIHLNHSPSFWASVAKLEPRYRVLDAGVNAAQSHVPPWAR; encoded by the coding sequence ATGAAAGATTCAGAGCATTTGCCGCCGTTTTCTGTCAGGGAGAGCCAGAGGGCCCGGAGAGTGATCCTTAAAATATTCCCGGGAAAGGGCCTGGAAGTGGTGATTCCCAAGGGGTTTGACCGCAAACACATCCCTTCCATCATTCATGAAAAAAAGGAATGGATTGAAGAGGTATTCAACAAGTTTCGGATGCGGGGGCAATACCTGGCGGAAAGCGCTCCGAGCCTGCCGCAAGTGGTGAACCTCAAGGCGGTCGACCGACTCATCACCGTCCAATACAGACCGGGGCCAGCCTCGAGGATGGAACTCATCGAATCACCCGATTCACATTTGGAATTCATAGGCAATGTGAATGACTCCGCAATGTGCAGGCAACTTTTGCGCCTCTGGCTCAAACACCAGGGGCATCGGCACCTCGTTCCATGGCTCCACAGGATCGGTGAGGAAACAGGCCTCGTTTTTCAAAAAACCCAGGTCCGGGAACAGAAAAGCAGATGGGGAAGCTGTTCCAGCAAGGGAACCATAAGCCTCAACTGCAAGCTGCTTTTTCTTCCTTCGGAATTGGTGCGATATGTCATGATTCATGAGCTCTGCCACACCATCCATCTCAATCACTCGCCAAGCTTTTGGGCCTCCGTTGCCAAACTGGAACCTCGCTATAGAGTCCTGGACGCCGGTGTGAACGCTGCACAAAGCCACGTCCCTCCATGGGCCCGGTGA